From a single Nitrospinota bacterium genomic region:
- the ispH gene encoding 4-hydroxy-3-methylbut-2-enyl diphosphate reductase: MGRLIVAAPRGFCAGVDRAIDIVDLALEAFPPPLYVRREIVHNKAVVDGFRERGVTFVESLDEVPSGSLVIFSAHGVSPAVWEKARARDLQVIDATCPLVTKVHLEVRRFTSKGYDIVLIGHDGHDEVIGTMGEAPDRIHLVGTPEEVEHLQIPDPERVAYTTQTTLSVDETRQIIEALRHRFPSIIGPKKDDICYATQNRQDAVKALLKEGIELLIVVGSDNSSNSLRLCEAAEAQGVEAHLIDSPEEVEAAWLEGRRTVGLTAGASAPEFLVEGVADLIRGLGYVTEEHVVVQEDVRFSLPPGLSEAARARGTALPTS, encoded by the coding sequence ATGGGCCGTTTAATCGTGGCGGCGCCACGAGGATTTTGCGCCGGCGTGGATCGGGCAATAGACATCGTGGACCTGGCCCTCGAGGCCTTCCCTCCGCCCCTATACGTCCGCAGGGAGATTGTCCACAACAAGGCCGTGGTGGATGGGTTTCGGGAGCGGGGGGTTACTTTTGTCGAGAGCCTCGATGAAGTCCCGTCCGGCAGCTTGGTCATCTTCTCCGCCCACGGGGTCTCCCCCGCAGTCTGGGAGAAGGCCCGGGCGCGCGATCTCCAAGTCATCGATGCCACCTGCCCCTTGGTCACCAAGGTACATCTGGAGGTCCGCCGCTTCACCTCCAAAGGCTACGACATCGTCCTCATTGGCCATGACGGCCACGACGAGGTGATTGGCACCATGGGGGAGGCGCCGGACAGGATCCACCTCGTTGGCACCCCCGAGGAGGTCGAACACCTCCAGATACCCGATCCCGAACGGGTGGCTTACACCACCCAGACTACCCTAAGCGTCGATGAAACCAGGCAGATCATCGAGGCTTTGCGCCACCGGTTTCCCTCCATCATAGGCCCAAAGAAGGACGACATCTGTTACGCCACCCAAAATCGCCAGGACGCGGTTAAGGCCTTGCTTAAAGAGGGGATTGAACTCTTGATCGTGGTCGGCTCCGACAACAGCTCCAACTCCCTGCGGCTCTGCGAAGCGGCTGAGGCACAAGGAGTCGAAGCTCACCTGATCGACAGCCCCGAGGAAGTTGAGGCCGCCTGGCTGGAGGGCCGCCGAACGGTGGGGCTCACCGCTGGGGCGAGCGCACCTGAGTTCCTGGTCGAAGGCGTAGCCGATCTCATCAGGGGATTGGGCTACGTGACGGAAGAGCACGTAGTGGTCCAGGAGGATGTCCGCTTCTCCCTCCCGCCGGGCCTGAGTGAGGCGGCCCGCGCTCGAGGCACCGCATTACCCACTTCTTGA
- a CDS encoding thioredoxin domain-containing protein: protein MTKYSGRVKLVYINAPLSPRSTRASEIAECAYLQGKFWEYNDLVFENQPVWGPAEDWRERLFSYGKEVGLDMAALGDCLEKGIARRALTADIREMEDQAIMFTPTIIMDDGRRFVGSDLEELQSALEGALSLRSGR, encoded by the coding sequence TTGACTAAGTACTCGGGCCGGGTGAAGCTTGTCTACATCAATGCGCCACTCTCGCCCCGCTCCACACGGGCGTCGGAGATTGCCGAATGTGCCTACCTGCAGGGTAAGTTCTGGGAGTACAACGACCTCGTGTTTGAAAACCAACCCGTCTGGGGGCCGGCCGAGGACTGGCGGGAGCGGCTGTTCTCCTACGGCAAGGAGGTCGGCCTCGACATGGCCGCCCTTGGAGATTGCCTAGAGAAGGGTATCGCCCGGCGAGCGCTAACGGCTGATATCCGCGAAATGGAGGACCAGGCGATCATGTTCACCCCCACAATCATCATGGACGACGGGCGGCGTTTCGTAGGCTCCGACCTGGAGGAGCTTCAATCGGCCCTGGAAGGGGCCCTGAGCCTGA